A stretch of the Filimonas lacunae genome encodes the following:
- a CDS encoding FecR family protein, whose product MQQWNKAALSRLANKYIQGTATEAEIKELQQWYHAFDENDLTVIVPAESEEEEAITEARMRQRLQDIIHTPAIPATRRYKWISYAAAAALLTAIGCIVFYINKHVAPPSLQKKELAGKPTSTVQPGGNKATLTLADGRIIVLDNKQKDTIGNQNGSLIIKLNNGRLAYQPHDIPAGIPLLPAYNTITTPKGGQYQVTLPDGSIVWLNASSSLRFPATFNGKVREVNLTGEACFEIAPNATMPFIVKTHNLQVNVLGTLFNVMAYADEPAIKTTLISGKVGINTGNGVADKILKPGQQALLPPGVDMKIISDVDVEEVLAWKNGRFRFQEADAKAVLRQIGRWYDIEVAYAGDVPNEKFTGEIPRNSSIEEVITILKLSNIRCSLSDRTLIVKP is encoded by the coding sequence ATGCAGCAATGGAATAAAGCCGCCCTTAGCAGGCTGGCCAATAAATATATACAGGGTACCGCCACCGAAGCAGAGATTAAAGAGCTGCAACAATGGTATCATGCTTTTGACGAAAACGACCTTACCGTAATTGTGCCTGCCGAATCGGAGGAGGAAGAAGCTATTACCGAAGCCCGGATGCGCCAAAGGTTACAGGACATCATACATACACCTGCCATCCCTGCCACCCGCCGTTATAAATGGATCAGTTATGCAGCTGCTGCTGCGCTACTCACCGCTATTGGCTGCATTGTATTTTATATCAATAAACACGTTGCCCCACCCAGCTTACAGAAAAAAGAGCTGGCCGGTAAGCCCACATCAACTGTTCAACCAGGTGGGAATAAAGCAACGCTTACACTGGCAGATGGTAGAATAATAGTACTGGACAACAAACAAAAGGATACTATCGGTAATCAGAATGGCTCGCTTATTATTAAACTCAATAACGGCCGGCTGGCTTATCAACCACACGATATACCTGCAGGCATACCTCTACTGCCTGCATACAATACTATTACTACACCTAAAGGAGGGCAGTACCAGGTAACCTTACCAGATGGTAGCATAGTATGGCTTAACGCCTCCTCCTCGCTCCGCTTCCCGGCTACTTTCAATGGAAAGGTTCGTGAAGTAAACTTAACAGGGGAAGCATGTTTTGAAATAGCCCCTAATGCCACTATGCCTTTTATAGTGAAAACACATAACCTGCAGGTGAATGTTTTAGGCACTTTATTTAATGTAATGGCCTATGCAGATGAACCCGCCATCAAAACCACTTTAATCTCTGGTAAAGTGGGTATCAATACCGGCAATGGGGTAGCAGATAAAATACTCAAACCTGGTCAGCAGGCTTTGTTGCCGCCCGGCGTGGATATGAAAATTATCAGTGACGTTGATGTAGAAGAGGTGTTGGCCTGGAAGAACGGTCGGTTCCGATTTCAGGAAGCAGACGCCAAAGCAGTGCTTCGCCAGATTGGACGTTGGTACGATATAGAAGTAGCCTACGCCGGTGATGTACCCAACGAAAAATTCACAGGCGAAATACCACGTAACAGCAGCATAGAAGAAGTGATTACCATATTAAAACTCAGCAATATCCGCTGTTCGCTAAGTGACAGAACCTTAATTGTAAAACCCTGA
- a CDS encoding SusC/RagA family TonB-linked outer membrane protein, producing MQLTAVLLLTCCLQVAGAAVAQKVTLSENNASLKKVLNAIKKQTGYAFFLNEQIVEKGQPVTIDVQNMPLEQVLNQCFQNQPLTYHIVNKTIVVSAKTERNATFLLQAATPPVVVSGKVTDGVNNAPVESATITVKGTKKRTVTNKEGNFTIDAEPGSILVISFVGFENREIAITDARFLSIALTPKAKEAPLDDVVITGFQRIRKESFTGTAISVSGEDLKKMNPQNILQSIQVFDPSFKIVQNNVLGSNPNRLPVINVRGNTAIPTGSNEVLSRSNLTGNTNLPTFILDGYEVSLEKVYDLDINRVQSITLLKDAAATAIYGSRAANGVLVITTIPPQEGKLQLSYNYELNPTTPDLSDYHVLNAADKLEYERLAGLYDANKNQALTQSQLDRLYYSKKENVVGGVNTYWLSQPLQTGFGQKHSAYLEGGNKSIRYGLELRYHTMPGVMKGSERNRYSAGMNLSYSPDNRFIFKNTLTVTQVDTKESPYGNFADYVKTNPYYAKTDSVGNTVRELETWQRREGANMAIENFTMLNPMYNATLKSFIKSAYLELIDAFSAEWNINKSLRLRGQLSVNKTKYTADDFASPLANEFYYYSTNDYKLKGRYIYNTSDMTSVDGNLLVSYNKQAGNHFINFTAGSNFRTSNTDNKGFTAVGFTNDRFSNIGYAGSYPDGSTPQSSHPQTRLASVLASVNYTFANKYLMDLSYRLDGSSTFGKDQRMAPFGSIGLGWNLHKEKFFHNTSVSQLKIRASTGITGSVSFPPFMGITSYNYYTNQWYATGIGASVSSLGNDELKWQKTTNYDAGFDLGLFNDKIFISPRYYYKYTKGLLSNIILAPSTGSTGKMANLGDMQNTGWEVNIKATVFKNNKWNVGIFTNLTGNKNKIVKISNSLKKYNDKADAAQESDDYKGVPLLRYNEGQSTDAIYAVRSLGIDPENGKELFLKRNGQTTYEWDVKDILPIIDATPKAYGYFGASAAYKNFLVTATFYTRFGGYDYNQTLVDRIENADPRYNVDQRVFDEKWKKPGDHTFYKNISDLGQTQTSSRFIQKDNVIELSSLYASYDFNKVVISRLGMKTLRLAVTMNDIWRWGSVKLERGLEYPFARNLTFSLQTRF from the coding sequence ATGCAATTAACAGCTGTATTGCTATTGACCTGTTGCCTGCAGGTGGCAGGCGCTGCCGTAGCACAGAAAGTAACACTATCTGAAAACAACGCATCACTCAAAAAGGTATTAAATGCCATTAAAAAGCAAACAGGTTATGCTTTCTTTTTAAATGAGCAAATTGTGGAAAAGGGGCAACCTGTTACCATCGACGTGCAAAACATGCCGTTGGAACAGGTGTTGAATCAGTGTTTTCAAAACCAGCCCCTCACTTATCATATTGTAAACAAAACCATCGTAGTCAGTGCCAAAACAGAACGGAATGCCACCTTTCTGTTACAAGCAGCCACTCCCCCCGTGGTTGTTTCCGGCAAAGTAACGGATGGTGTAAACAACGCTCCTGTTGAAAGTGCTACCATCACAGTAAAGGGCACTAAAAAACGTACGGTTACTAACAAAGAAGGGAATTTCACTATTGATGCCGAACCGGGCAGCATACTTGTAATAAGTTTTGTAGGTTTTGAAAACCGCGAAATAGCTATTACCGATGCCCGCTTCCTCTCCATTGCGCTTACCCCTAAAGCAAAAGAAGCGCCGCTGGACGATGTAGTGATCACAGGTTTTCAACGCATCAGGAAAGAAAGCTTTACAGGAACGGCTATTAGTGTATCAGGCGAGGATCTGAAAAAAATGAATCCGCAAAATATCCTGCAAAGCATACAGGTTTTTGATCCCTCTTTTAAAATAGTGCAGAACAATGTACTGGGCTCTAACCCCAATCGCTTACCTGTAATCAACGTAAGAGGTAACACCGCTATTCCTACTGGTAGCAATGAGGTGTTAAGCAGAAGCAATCTCACCGGCAACACTAACCTGCCCACTTTTATATTGGATGGTTACGAAGTAAGCCTGGAAAAAGTATACGATCTGGATATTAACCGGGTACAGTCCATCACTTTGTTAAAAGACGCGGCCGCTACAGCCATTTATGGCTCCCGTGCTGCTAATGGCGTACTGGTGATTACCACCATTCCACCCCAGGAAGGCAAACTGCAGTTATCCTATAACTACGAGTTAAACCCTACCACACCGGACCTGAGCGATTACCACGTACTGAATGCAGCAGACAAGCTGGAATACGAACGCCTGGCGGGCCTGTACGATGCCAATAAAAATCAGGCACTGACACAATCACAGCTAGACCGCCTGTACTACTCTAAAAAAGAAAACGTAGTAGGCGGCGTGAATACTTACTGGTTATCACAACCATTGCAAACAGGGTTTGGCCAGAAACATTCTGCCTATTTAGAAGGAGGTAATAAATCTATCCGCTACGGTCTTGAGTTACGCTACCATACTATGCCGGGCGTTATGAAAGGATCGGAAAGAAACCGGTATAGTGCCGGAATGAATCTTTCCTATAGCCCCGACAACCGTTTTATTTTTAAAAACACACTCACCGTAACACAGGTAGATACAAAAGAATCGCCCTATGGCAACTTTGCGGATTATGTAAAAACAAACCCTTACTACGCCAAAACCGATTCTGTCGGCAATACTGTACGTGAGCTGGAAACCTGGCAAAGACGTGAAGGCGCTAACATGGCTATTGAAAACTTCACCATGTTAAATCCCATGTACAATGCTACCCTGAAAAGCTTTATCAAATCGGCATACCTGGAATTGATCGACGCATTCTCCGCTGAGTGGAACATCAACAAATCATTAAGACTCCGTGGCCAGTTAAGTGTAAACAAAACCAAGTATACAGCCGACGATTTTGCATCTCCACTGGCCAATGAATTTTACTATTATAGCACCAATGATTACAAACTGAAAGGACGTTACATCTATAACACTTCGGATATGACAAGTGTAGATGGCAACCTGCTGGTGAGCTATAACAAACAAGCCGGCAATCATTTTATCAACTTTACTGCAGGCAGTAATTTCAGAACCTCCAATACAGACAATAAAGGTTTTACTGCTGTAGGCTTTACCAATGACCGTTTTTCTAACATAGGCTATGCAGGCAGCTACCCGGATGGCAGTACGCCCCAAAGCAGTCACCCGCAAACCCGCCTGGCCAGCGTGCTGGCATCGGTTAACTACACCTTTGCCAACAAATACCTGATGGACCTTAGCTACAGGCTGGATGGCTCATCCACCTTTGGTAAAGATCAACGAATGGCTCCTTTTGGCTCCATAGGCCTGGGCTGGAACCTCCACAAAGAAAAATTCTTCCACAACACATCTGTTAGCCAGTTAAAAATCAGGGCCAGCACCGGCATCACCGGTTCTGTTTCTTTCCCTCCTTTCATGGGCATTACCAGCTATAACTATTATACCAACCAATGGTATGCTACCGGCATTGGTGCATCCGTATCTTCATTAGGTAACGACGAGCTGAAATGGCAAAAAACGACCAACTACGATGCAGGTTTTGATCTTGGATTATTCAATGACAAAATCTTTATATCCCCCCGCTATTACTACAAATACACGAAAGGCTTATTATCTAATATTATACTGGCGCCTTCTACAGGCAGCACCGGCAAAATGGCCAACTTAGGAGATATGCAAAATACCGGATGGGAAGTGAACATTAAAGCCACCGTATTTAAGAACAACAAATGGAACGTAGGGATATTCACCAACCTCACCGGCAACAAAAACAAGATTGTAAAAATTTCCAACTCGCTGAAAAAGTACAACGACAAAGCGGATGCAGCACAAGAGTCTGACGACTACAAAGGTGTTCCCTTACTGCGTTATAATGAAGGGCAAAGCACCGATGCTATTTACGCAGTAAGATCGTTAGGCATAGACCCGGAGAATGGCAAAGAATTGTTTTTAAAGCGCAATGGCCAAACTACCTATGAATGGGATGTAAAAGACATTCTTCCTATTATAGATGCCACGCCTAAAGCTTATGGCTATTTTGGAGCCAGCGCTGCTTATAAAAACTTCCTGGTAACTGCCACTTTCTATACCCGTTTTGGCGGTTACGATTACAACCAGACACTTGTTGACCGCATTGAGAATGCCGATCCACGCTACAATGTAGACCAACGTGTATTTGATGAAAAATGGAAAAAACCAGGTGACCATACTTTCTATAAAAACATTTCCGATCTGGGGCAAACACAAACCAGCTCCCGCTTTATTCAAAAAGACAATGTAATAGAGTTAAGCAGCCTGTATGCTTCCTACGATTTCAACAAAGTGGTGATTTCCAGACTGGGTATGAAAACCCTTCGCCTGGCAGTTACTATGAATGATATCTGGCGTTGGGGCTCTGTAAAGCTGGAAAGAGGATTGGAATATCCATTTGCCAGAAACCTCACCTTTTCTCTTCAAACCAGGTTTTAA
- a CDS encoding sigma-70 family RNA polymerase sigma factor, whose amino-acid sequence MTTHPQYSKEELVLLLRSGNEHAFNQIYTLYWRKLYALAYQRLRNKQAAEDVVQEVLAGVWQRRTTSLINNLEAYLATATRYAVIRQLGKEHAVTTETEQASDLTTDEMHDTRLLWHTLQKEIHKLPEKCRLVFQYSRELGLTNKEIADSLDISQKAVEKHITKAIRALRDHLKLFSFYVIKIFSF is encoded by the coding sequence ATGACAACGCATCCACAATATTCTAAAGAAGAACTGGTTTTACTGCTGCGCAGCGGCAATGAACATGCGTTCAATCAAATCTATACCCTTTACTGGCGTAAGCTTTATGCGCTGGCTTATCAGCGCCTGCGCAACAAACAAGCAGCAGAAGATGTGGTACAGGAAGTGCTGGCCGGTGTATGGCAGCGCCGTACCACATCCCTTATTAATAACCTGGAAGCCTACCTGGCTACTGCAACCCGCTATGCTGTTATACGGCAGTTAGGAAAAGAACACGCCGTTACCACCGAAACAGAGCAGGCATCAGACCTTACCACTGACGAAATGCACGACACCCGCTTATTGTGGCATACGCTGCAAAAAGAAATTCATAAACTTCCCGAAAAATGCAGGCTGGTTTTTCAATACAGCCGCGAGCTTGGCTTAACCAATAAGGAAATCGCCGACTCACTGGACATTTCACAAAAAGCTGTGGAAAAGCACATTACCAAAGCTATTCGCGCCTTACGCGATCATCTGAAACTTTTTTCTTTCTACGTAATAAAAATATTTTCTTTCTGA